In Fusarium oxysporum Fo47 chromosome IX, complete sequence, the following proteins share a genomic window:
- a CDS encoding nucleoside phosphorylase domain-containing protein: MSKRNRESHYDEATSRMAKRRNIDGEFHPTPLTNEDYTVGWVCGLSKEQTAATAMLDHRHPGLPKQPNDPNTYTLGSVGRHNVVIACLPKGKVGTNPAASVAPWMISSFPSIKFGLMVGIGGGIPPKVRLGDVVVSTPVGPFPGVVQWDFGKAKEGGHFEHSGSPNNPPISLLTALTKLETEHELAGSKMPEYLEELKQNWPRLAPKYLAVAQRAL, encoded by the exons ATGTCGAAGAGGAACAGGGAGAGCCATTATGACGAAGCTACGTCCAGAATGGCAAAGAGGAGGAACATCGACGGCGAGTTTCATCCAACGCCTTTGACGAATGAGGACTACACTGTGGGATGGGTCTGTGGACTGTCGAAGGAACAGACCGCCGCGACGGCGATGCTGGATCATAGACATCCCGGCCTCCCAAAGCAGCCGAATGACCCGAACACCTACACTCTGGGGTCCGTGGGTAGACACAATGTCGTTATAGCTTGCCTGCCAAAGGGCAAGGTCGGCACGAACCCAGCAGCATCCGTCGCCCCCTGGATGATCTCCTCTTTTCCGTCCATCAAATTCGGCCTCATGGTTGGTATCGGTGGCGGCATTCCACCTAAGGTTCGACTCGGTGATGTCGTAGTCAGTACGCCCGTCGGCCCGTTTCCTGGTGTAGTCCAATGGGACTTCGGCAAGGCGAAAGAGGGCGGCCATTTCGAGCACAGCGGGTCGCCGAACAATCCTCCTATATCGCTGCTCACAGCTTTGACGAAACTGGAGACGGAACATGAATTGGCTGGATCCAAGATGCCAGAGTATCTTGAGGAACTGAAGCAGAATTGGCCGAGACTGGCGCCGAAATACCTA gCCGTTGCCCAGAGGGCTCTATGA